A window from Peromyscus eremicus chromosome 1, PerEre_H2_v1, whole genome shotgun sequence encodes these proteins:
- the LOC131920161 gene encoding serum amyloid A-5 protein-like gives MKLLTGLIFCSLVLGVSSQSWVSFLSEAYHGARDMWRAYSDMKEANWKNSDKYFHARGNYDAAQRGPGRAWAAEVISDAREGFQSFIGRGHEDSMADQEANRWGCSGNDPNHYRPKGLPDKY, from the exons ATGAAGCTTCTCACTGGACTCATTTTCTGCTCCTTGGTCCTGGGAGTCAGCAGTCAAAGCTGGGTTTCATTCCTTAGTGAGGCTTACCATG GGGCTCGGGATATGTGGCGAGCCTACTCTGACATGAAGGAAGCCAACTGGAAAAACTCAGACAAATATTTCCATGCTAGAGGGAACTATGATGCAGCCCAAAGGGGTCCTGGAAGAGCCTGGGCTGCTGAAGTCATCAG TGATGCAAGAGAAGGCTTTCAGAGTTTCATAGGCCGTGGACACGAGGACTCTATGGCTGACCAGGAAGCAAACAGATGGGGCTGCAGTGGCAATGACCCCAATCACTACAGACCTAAAGGACTGCCTGACAAATACTGA